ATTCTAGTCTACCTACTCACATTTGATGCTCTctgcaaagaaaaaacattacatttaactgCTGCCAttggcattttatttttattagctGCAATTTGTTCATTCAATGAGCAAGTTTTCAAGTGCACGTGTGCGTCCACAGATGCCAAAATGAGTATATTAATACAATCAGCAGCTCAGTTCACATTCCAGTCAGAATATGGTGGCTGGCCAAACAGTGGAGTATTAAGCACAAAGATTTTGTGGTTAAAATAACTGTAATAAGATTCAGAAAGAATGGGTGACACATATGGGATTttgaaaagaggagggggcaCATTCACCGATGTTCACCATCTCAGTGTAAACGTGAGCATGCTAAAAAAATGTGCTAATCTGCAttgaacacaaagtacagctgcagttgatgggaatgtcattagtgtTGCAGGTGGCAGCAAAGTTAGAATAATTCATCATGGGGGAAACATGAAGGGCTTTACTCAATTTCATGGTAATCTGTCAgacagttgttgagatatttcagtcaggaCTATCCAACATGGTCGTCTATACAGCTGCACTGCTACTGTggctaataataaaaaaggaagcaagaaaACTAACATGagtaaacagacagtaaagtACCAAGTCAGTGCTTTGTCACAGACAGTGAATCCTCTGTGGGGTTATTCTTCAAAAAGCCCACAAAATAAACCCCTAAATCTCTTCATTGTGCTTGGGTTTTCCCTTTATTACAATGGTTCTTTCCTATAGAAAAACAACATGATAGTCCCTTAAACTACAACTGAGGTGGTTTTGGTGGGTTTTTCCAGAACATACCAAATCACATATATGCCATGTGTCATTTTATCAATAAGTCAGTGAACAGTGAAGGAGGCTAATCAAAATTCCCGAGTTCAAGGTAATAACCGATGAATTATGACATGAGAGTCTAGGAAGTGGACATAACTGGCTACATTTGAAGTCATAGTTTGtggtattgtactgtactgtattatgTTATACActcttcattaggtacaccaatacaacagctctgctttaaattctacatttatgaagattatacattttcagtttgtgttgacattgtcaggaaggtgatcattctgctttatgtttattattgaggtggTACTaagtgatggtggtgtactgggGTGAAtgatattgaatggtgttcctaatattttacCATCCTCATGTATTTTAATGgcgtggacaaaatattaggaacaccaatCAATATAACCtactccagtacaccaccatcacccactatgacctcaataacaAACattaagtagaattatcacttttttatCAATagtaacaaaaactgaaattgtacaaacttcataaatgtagcatttaaagcagagctATTGTAATGGATTGAATAAGATTGCACAGGTACTAATGAAGCGGCTGGTGAGCAggtatatattattttgttcACCTCATGTAAGAGTAGAAGTTCAGAAGTTAAATACTGTAGTTTGCATCTAAACCACAGAGAGCTTCAGCAGTGCTGCTTTGCATTGCACTTGATAACATTTAAAGAGCAGGGGACTGGAGGGGGAAACTAGTCCAGGAAGCccacctctgctgctgctgctgctgctgaaccgGCTCTGCCTCTGTGCAGCAGCTGAGGACAGTTGACTCTGACTCTGTCGTGCATTTGCATTGCAAATGTGGGCTGAGGGACCTGTTTGAAACACCTTCCCCATGGGGTAGATCACATGGTCGTCAACAAAGGctctcccaccccccaccccctctacacacagacacatacagttGGTGCTTATTCAAGTGTTGAGAAAGTTGAGGAAGTTCCTGAAAATAAACTTGGTAGTCAGATTTGTACACAGTATCTTCTTCTAAGAATCTATGAAGACCACCATGTCTGATTCCACGTGATACTTAGTGAAGTGGGAGAAGTCAGCAGCTTATATTAAGGCCAACTACAATAAATGTCAACCCAGGTGAACAACAGCTTGGTCTTATTATCAGTGATCTTAAGTTCATCCAGGTAACTTCCAGCTGGGTCAAGATCAACTTTATGGAAGTCAACATCACGTAAgcatttcaaatatttcaaacaTCCTGAGAAGTGCAGTCACAACATTAAATGTAGGATTTAAAAAGCCACAACATGTTGATACCACAATCTGCTGTGTTGCATTCGAGTGCCAGGAAGAAGATGGTAGATATAAGTATCTGATTCAGAGAAACTTCAAATTCTTCAGTGTAGTGATTTCTTCTGTTAAGTAACAAATTAATGATTTTTAGGAGTCAGGCAGATACTTATCTCAAGTTTTAAAGTGCTGTGGTgtgtaagaataaatatgttgttgtattttcattttgtgctttaaCAACTGCAGAAATGGCCTTCAAAATAATTCATCTGGTATGTACTCCAGCAGTCTTCTTGTCCACTTAGTTTCTGGTTGCTAAGGCCCACGCTAGGAATTTGAGTCTGGCTGGTTCCAGTTCAGTCGAATCAAAACTAAGGCTCCATTTTCAATCTGGTCctctatttttaatgtttcacagTGATGCAACTAAAGCAGCAATGCCCAACAGGATTATTTCACACATATTTGAATGTgtgcaggtttttctttgtgCCTTTGTGTGTAGAAATGTCACTTAAGTGTGTTAGTATGcttacatttagaaaaaagcaCAAACTACAAAGCATAGTTAAAAGGGAATAATAGTATAGTGTttaagtatttggtcataaacctaCGATTtggacaatttaaaaatgtgaccAGATAATCATGCTTACATGAGAGGCCAGGTTAATCCTGATGGGAGCATGAATGTCTCTACCAAATGACATGGAAGTCAGTGTAACTGTAAACAactgtgtatcaatctatctagcAGATGTTGAGACGtttttgacctgctggtggccaAACAGGTAAAGTTGAGAGGCCACTagggttcatcctctgggtATCATGGATATCAGTACCAAATGTTATAGCAAACCATACAAAAGCTGTTGGgatatttcagtttaaaacttaaatgaatcaaaaaacATAACCTCATGGTGACACTACAGGAAAAGGATCAGCTTTCAGAAGACCAGATGGtttcatcctctgaggaccaAGAACATCTGTACACAATTTCATCTCtatccatccagtagttgtgAAGATATTTCTATATGGATCAAAGTGGTAGAGTTAAACATTGCCATTCATAATCAAGGCACAAGCATGGCTAaaaaaacttaaacttaaaactATGATCATCTTAACTATGAGCCTAGTGCACAAAATCCATTGTGTTAAAACTTATTATATGAGCATGATGAAATCTGTTCtatgtaaatgaataaaaaaaatctttcagtTTGTTAAGATGTCATACTTGATTTACTTCCATGTTGCTGATTCAACAAGCAAAGGCGTTATTCCTACGTACCTTGAACGCAGCGCTACAATCTATTGTTCACTTCACTTTTCGAAACCCCGCCCTCGCCCTGAGAGAAGGCCGTGATTGGCTGAATGTGAGTGCGGTGCCGTCATCGCTCGGAGCGCCCATTCATCTCTGCACTTGGGCGTTGGACTCCGCATCTTATTAGCAACAAGGGAAATTTCTCCATTTTGCAGCCTGTCTACAGCGACACGGCCACCGATCTGGGATTTTATTACTTCTCCTCACCTGCCAGCTTTTCCTGCTATTTTGAATCCTCCCCACTCTTTACTGGACTTTGCTTTACATTTTCTCTGTGaacttttttttggtgtgtgcagacagagagagagagagagagagagaggggaagagagagagagagatagagagagagaggagacaccaCAGCGAAGAGCTTTGCGTTTCAACAAAGAGGCTTGTGGGTCTTTGTTCGTTTTTTGGATCGGTTGAGTTTCTTTGTTGGAGCGAAAAAGCATGGGAGCGCAATTGTCCAAGACAGCTGGAAAGGGCGAAACCGTGGCCGAGAAGCCCGGGGAGGCTGCTGCTTCACCCACCAAGACCAACGGACAGGTAAATGATATTTTATCATCCCCAGCTCTCTGCATCCATCAGCGGGGGAATGTAGTCGCACTGGAGGGGGCTGCGCTCCGCAGGCGCAATCCGTGCGTAATTGTGGATAGATTGAATGGAGGCTCTGAGTAGGAGTTTAAAGCAAATGCAAAACCTTGTTTTTCAATGTGAATAGATTATTCTTCACGAGCAACAGTTGATCAGTTGATAATTCCATTTTTGCCACAGAAAATGGAATGAATATTTGCGCtgatatttgaatgaaaaacgGTGAGATGAGCTTTGATTTTTGATGAAGAAACGCTTTTAGTTTGATTGAATCACTTTGAAGTGAGCGGTTTTACATTAATCATGTGCTGAATGACTGGTTGATAAATTTTACTTTATAAAAATAATCTTAAGATAAAAATGCATTGGGTGTGTTGATTTGAATGGAGTCAGTCGGTCGCAATTTTGGAAGTTGCTGAATAAGACAAGATGCACGACGCCAACAAAGGCTGTGTGCGCTCCGAGCACCACGCCTTTTGTTACAGATGCTCGACTAGAAAGTGGAGATGGCAGCCTGCTATCACACAGGAGGGGAGACAGAGGCTCGCAGCCAGTGGTGGTGCGCCCcggagagagaggagctgctgctggctgATTGTTAACGCTTTACATTTTTTGgggaggaaattaaaaaaaaaaaaaaagaaaaagttcagAACCCCGtttacattttgtacattttttaggAAATGGATTTGAACTCTGCTCTCCGTGATCTGCTGGACTAATGAGCATCTGCTGTTTTAATGAGCAGCTGCTTTGCTTTGGCGCTCCTCTGTCTGAGCGAGCACACACCGACCCCTGGCGACCCAGAGGAGGCACTGCTGCTCTCACTCACTGTGTCAATGAAAAGCACTGCGAACAAATGAACAATCATGTTGTATTATTTAGTCTAATGCATCACTGTTAGATAATGTTTGATGGTTTCTAACTGAAGTCATGTTGCTCTCAGAGATGAAAGGTAGAGAGTGAGTGCAGGCTGGACTGAGAGTGTGCTTTTGTCACTGCTGATCTGATGGTGTGTGCTGCCCCTACTGTCCAGTAGAGGCACTGACCAGCCTCAGCCCTGAAACCATGCCGGCTCTGTACATGGCATTAACaatcactttctctttttaggAAAACGGCCATGTGAAAGCCAACGGGGACGCCTCTCCTGCAGCGGCCGAGAATGGCAAAGAGGAGGTGCAGGCCAACGGCAGCGCCACCGCAGAGGAGGCTCCCAAGGAGGAGGCCGAGAAGGCCGAGGAGGCCCCAGCAGAGAAGGAGGCTGCAGATGGGGAGAAGGTAGAGGCAGCATCTCCTGCTCCTGCTGAGGGAGAGGCGGCGGCGAAAGCAGAGGACGGCGCCACACCTTCCACCAGCAATGAGACgcccaagaagaagaagaagaggttcTCCTTCAAGAAGTCCTTCAAGCTGAGCGGCTTCTCCTTCAAGAAGACCAAGAAGGAGACGGGAGAGGGAGGCGAGACCGAGGAGGCCGCCGCCGCAGCATCCACAGAGGAGGCCAAGGCCGAAGCCACGGAGGAGGCGCCAGCGGCGGCTGCTAGTGAGGAGGCCAAGCCCGCTGAGGGAGAGGCTGCACCTGCTGCAGAGCAGGCCAAAGAGGAGGCCAAGCCTGAGGAGGCAGCAGCACCTGCAGCAGAGAAACCTGCTGAGGAGCCCAAGGAGGCGGCGGCAGAGGCCGCGCCCGCAGAGGAGCCAAAGGCAGAGGAGAAGCCAGCAGAgcccgccgccgccgccaccgaGGAGGCGCCCAAAACAGAGGAGGCCGCCCCTGCGTCACAGGAAGCAGCGTCAGCGGAGGCTCCAGCTGCCCCCGCCGCCGAGGCCGCTGAATAATTTTTGGAGGttagagaggaaaaagaaacagagaaaaaaaaggagaaaaaaagataatcaaAGAACATTTCCCTGTTTGTATGTTGGAGTGACGCCAGGCGCTGGCTTTGAAGAACTTGTCTACAACCAGGgatattttaaagcttttcttttttctttttttcttttaaataattttttggTTTCCATTCCCCCCCTCTtcaccccctccccacccctctTACCCTCTTACACAAAACCCATCTTGGTCCATTGTTACTTCCATTCCAACGGGCTAGGGGAAGGTGGGTGGCTTAAATATGTAAAACAGATTAATAACATCCACACTCTGCCATATATTTTTCATCAgtattaaagttttttttttttctccctctttgaatttttatacaaaaatgtaaacagaaTGGTATGGACATGCCCATGGtatgaaggagaaagaggaggggggtgggagcTGTAaatgaagagggaggaaggggtcAGGGAGGgcaaagggggggagggagggggctgGGAATGTGGGAAATGTGCCACAGACTATTATGAAAAGAGtagtcttaaaaaaaaatctatacacGCCATGAGAGGACCATACAGTTTACAACACTACGTCATCCTAggatcaacaacaacaacaacaacaacaaattttCCAATTCccagatttaggatttttttagGAAGTCATATAATAAACTCATAGGAGCTTTTCACTTCTCATTAGCTGTACCAGTCAGTGATTCAGTAGAAATACAAGTTGTATAggctttattgtttattgttggttttatgaccttaataaaaaaaatgtaagtatGTATAGGCGGGGTGTTTTTAACTGTGATTAttgtacaaaatgaaaaaaaaaacaacaaacaaacatcttgGATCTCAAGAAGCACATGAAGTTTGCAGCTCTTTTTTCCACCTGCTCATCTTTTTTGTAAAGATaacaaaacatacacactcacacacacacacacacagaaacaaacacacacacacaaacacacacatacacgagAGAAAGTCATCCTGGGTGAAAAAGACCTTTTTTTCCGAAGcaattttcaaataaaagagaaataaaaacccaAGCTGTGATACAAGTGGAATGGTTAACTGTTTATATACTGTGGTATGTTTTTTTGATTACAGCAGGCGATGCTTTTTCAGTGGTCTTTTGACACATTTAAGGAATCTATCAGATGCAAATGTTTGTGTAGCATCTtgtctctctactctctctctcttttattttccttttgtaaATACTGGAGAAGCTTTGACCAATTTGACTTAGAGATGGAATGTAACTTTgcttacaaaacaaacaaaaaaaaaattgctatTAAACTCCTCTGCTTAAGGTGTTCTAATTTTCTGTGAGCAcactaaaagcaaaaataaatgtgaataaaatttGAGCTGCATCTGTCCTTATTTGTGTGGAGCATCCTgtacagagtgtgtgtgctgcagctaAATCCAGGGAGTAgacttttatattatatactcAAGAAATGATAAAGGCAGAATTGGATAAATGGCTAAAAGTATGTTTTGGGACCTAGCTGCAGGGATTTACTTCCAGTCCATCCCAAAGGTGCAGGAAGGAGTTAAAGTCAGGACTCATATTTATTGATATGCTAAAAGTCcaattttacatttatgttCAATATAAAAGTAAGAATCcttcatttttactcacaaacTATCAAACTATTGACTTGGCAGCAGTTTAGCcctttatttgactttttatagACTTACACCACTTATTTTGGAGGggccacaaacaaacaagaataaATCAGCCATTGATTTAGTATCTAATCACTTTCCTCATCATCTTATCTCATCTAAAAATATCACACAGCACAActgtctgttttcatttcaactaGCTTCCTCTTATTTCATCCCTATATATAATAAAGTAGTTATTGTTAGTGtaacatgtttattatttccaAAGAGTTAAGGATTACACCCTGATACAAATCATCAGGATTGTTGACATAATGCACAATATGGCAGCTGATCCATATCTCTGGTTATTCCAGGGGAGTCAAACCACTGCATAATaacttataaataataaatattatatattataactttactgtaGACTACAGATGAACAGAATGAGATGTCTTAAGAAAAATGAACAATTTCAGCAGtgttattttgcacagaagctgctagTTAACAACAATTTGCACCacatatgaatgttttaaatatgactataatatgtattcattgttctATCAGAGAAATGTATTCTGGTCAGGGCGGAAAAAAAACTCTGAATCAGCAgaaaagttatccagtgggccggattggacctcttgtCGGGCCGATTCTAGCACACAGGCCATATGTTTGACATCACTGGGTTATTCCTTCATGTGATCAATCAAGTGCTGCTTTTAAAAGTTACTTTTACACATTTCTTCAGTGTAATTCTTAGTTAGATTCATACTCATTTGTCCACACACAGTATTATTGATGGTATGGCTTCATTACAAGCTGCTTTATGGAGATGTGTATGTTTGTGGATGtagacacacactcaacactttAGAAATGACACACactatgtatttttaaatggacAGTAGTAAATGTAGTGAAATGTTTTACATGAGTAGTCCCAGCATGGTTTCAGGATACTGTGGTGTCCCACTtctgataaacacacactgtaaacagTCTGTGAGAGCGACGCTGCGCTGTGTGTAGTCTGCTAGTGTGTCACACTGGTCACTACAATGTGGAACCATTACTTCTCCatttacgcacacacacagacacacacacagacacacactcacacagacacacacacacacacacacacacacacacacacacacacagcgcagCAGTGTTTTTCTACCGGCCAGCTGTAAACATTTTGAGAGGATTGTGAGATTTGCAGTCAAACAGAAAGCTTAGTGTAAACatgactcatcatcatcatcgtctgTGATAGCAGGTTTTAACTGAGGAAATGGACTCATCCTAAAACTagtctgtttttacagcttGGTAACGGTTTCATAGGAAAGAAGTTATGATTCATTTTGAAGTTGAGGAGCACTGAGAGACTGATGAATAACATGTTGTTTAAATGTCAAATAGAAAGAAAGTTAAGTCATAGATGTTGCTGACTCAGCTACAACCAAACACTTAAACTTCTATGTGTGTCATCTAAGCACAAACTGCAAACTGCTTTCATTTGAAGTTAAGGGTATATACCAGGGccgtcaaacatgcggcccgtgggccagaaccggccagCCGAGGGGTCCGATCTggccctttccttccttcctgtgttcttttccttccttccatctgtccttcctaccttccttttttcctgtcttcgttccttccatccatctgtcattcttaccttcctgtctttgttccttccttccttccttctgtccatcctcccttttttccttctgtccttcctcctatcggtcttttcttccttccttccatctttttaatgatcaggcccacatgagatcagattggtctgtaagtggcccttgaatgaaaatgagtgtgACCCTCACGGTATACACTCTTCTCTCAACCAGTGTATTGTCAAGGGACTCTCGGGAAGTCCCCCAAAAACCCCTCAACTTCAAACTAAAAAATGAGCTTCTGGAGGTCAAAGTGTTAATGAGTCAGCAAAGTGGAAGGTTTAAAGCTACTGCTAGTCTTGTTAAATCTACTCAATTACAGGCCTGTGTTTGGTCTGAGGCCCACTATTCACCTTACAAGGACAAAGTGGGTAATGGAGATGGATGACATTAGTAGCAAAGACCAAACAATGTATCTTACCTCCATCATGGCTGGTGGAAACATgcaataataaacatttaaactaaTGGCAGCAATGAAAGCGAGCTGTCACAACCGTTTTAAATCGAAAACAACAACTAGTTAGCTTACCTTTCATTTAGTGCACGTCTTTAACCTGGAGCGTGACACAGTCATTCATTCCTCCAACGGTCTCCTACACAAACCAAACCCCATTCACATTTCAGACAGTTTAAAGTTTGCGTCATAGCTGCACAGAAAACATGCTAAGTAAAACCTAATGTATGAACCAATGAAAATAATTAGGGTATACTGTTCAATTCG
This genomic interval from Scomber japonicus isolate fScoJap1 chromosome 17, fScoJap1.pri, whole genome shotgun sequence contains the following:
- the marcksa gene encoding myristoylated alanine-rich protein kinase C substrate a translates to MGAQLSKTAGKGETVAEKPGEAAASPTKTNGQENGHVKANGDASPAAAENGKEEVQANGSATAEEAPKEEAEKAEEAPAEKEAADGEKVEAASPAPAEGEAAAKAEDGATPSTSNETPKKKKKRFSFKKSFKLSGFSFKKTKKETGEGGETEEAAAAASTEEAKAEATEEAPAAAASEEAKPAEGEAAPAAEQAKEEAKPEEAAAPAAEKPAEEPKEAAAEAAPAEEPKAEEKPAEPAAAATEEAPKTEEAAPASQEAASAEAPAAPAAEAAE